TATGACGTGAGGTCATTATATAAATCGTGTTGATATTAAGGAGAACCAATACTTATATAAGAAATGTAATTAATAAAACATTCATATATAGATGTAAATGAAGAATATTGGCTTAATAATTGAACACCATAGGCTAAAGTTTCATAATTGTTTGAATAAAGTGATCTAAAGTTAGATTTTTAATTAGTTATTAAAAATATATTTTTCAAGTCCAAACATATTTGTTATAATACAAAAATATTATAAAGATTTAATTTAAAAATATTTAGAAAATAGCTAAACATCGAAATCTATTCTTGGTAACATGTATCTTGTTAGGAGATTATAATTTTGCTGTTTATACTGATTTTTAGGAATTAGAATTTTTTTTCCAAAATTATATAATGTTAATATTGTAGATATAATTGGTTGATATCTATTATAAATCTAATTTGTCATTCTATTAATATAATGGTTTTATTATAACTTTTCGATAGTAGATAAAATATAGGACTCTGAATTAATAAGATACAGATATTGCCTCCGGTGAATCACATGTATCATCAAGCCCTTCACGGCACCTCTATCTTTTGTTGTTTTGTCATTTTCCTTTTCCCCCTTTTCCTGGCACATATTTATTATATTGCTTTTCCTCCAACGTATATGTATCGGAATATTTAGTTTTACTTCCTAACTAAATTCTTGTATTTTATTTTGAATTTTCAAAAGTTGATGCATTAGTTATGTAATTAAAAACAGTTGCCATTTTTGTAGTGGCTTTCCCAAGAAAAAAAAAATGGTGAAATGAAATACTACGAAATGGTTAAAATTACTGAATGTATTATTTGTTTTCAGTTTGGCTTGAAAGTGCAGGATAATATATTCAGTTATATTTATACCATGGAGAAGCTAGGCAAGACGGCAACAGTACTTTTATTTCCAACGTCTAGTGTTTTATACAAATCAGAAATAATATCACCAAAGTTTTAATTGGAGAAGATGAAAAAGTATAGTAGAATATATAGTTTCAAATTTGTAATTATTTATCAAACATTTACTTTAGTCCAGTGGTTAGAGTGTCTCTTTTAGAGTATATCAATGCAAGGGCTTGAATCCCAAAATGAACATATTTTTTAAATGATACAAAATTAAATACACTTAAAATTTTGAAACTATTTATAATTTTTTTTAATATAAATTATAGTAATTTTAAGAAATTGAATTGTAATTTTTTATTTTTAAAAATTAATATAATATATTTGTGATATTTTGTTCAAAATATTAGACACATTAAACAAGAACTAAAATATATAAAAACATAAAATATATAGTACAATATATTAAAAGAAAAATACCATTCAAGTTTTAGAAAATTAAAATAATTTCTATAATAAAATTTTATAAATAGTTTCAAAATTTTAATTATATTTAATTTTGTATAATTTAAAATATTATATATTTATATTTTAGTATAATAAAAGTATATTAAAGATATGGTAATTAAAAGATATGTTAATGTATTTATAAAAAAAACAGAAAAAAATTATCACCAAAGTTTTATTTGGAGAAGATGAAGAACTATAGTAGTATATATAGTTTCAAATTTGTAATTATATATCAAGCATTTACTTCAGTCTAGTGGTTAGAGTGTTTCATTTAAAGTGTATTATTGCACGAGTTTAAATCCTAGAATGAACATATTTAAAAAAAAGAAAATTAAACTAAAACGACGTCGTTTTTGTTTTTAATGGTTGACTAACTTTTATTACGGTCAATGTAGATTTTAGCACGTTTTAAAAAGTTTAAGTAGTATTTTTGAATTATAATTGAATTATGATCGTATTTAGCATTGATCATTGGTTTAGACCGTATTTGGCACGACTAGAATTGTTTGGGTCGAAAAATGCATTTCTTCCGGTGTTTGAGTATGTATTCATTCCATCTGGGCTGAGAGAAACAAGAGGAGGCACAATCGCATTTTCCATTCCAAAATAGACAACAATCTCCATTCCAATATAGACAACAGTCTCCTAAAACCTCCATCCCACCACCAGTAAATTAATTTTGTTTACTCACCAGAGGGCTCACTTGTATATTTTCCAAAAGTCACCAGATAATTTATAAGAAGTTTTGTTTTAAGAAGTAATGCTAATGATAAGAAAAATAATTATTACAAACTTCTGATTTGGCCTTTTGGACTGTTTTAATTAATTTATACTTTTGACATAAAATTAACGATGATTTTTAGTTTCTGTGGATAATATTGGTTATGTTGACAAAAATGTTAATATTTGTATATGAGAATAATTCAAAACTTATTCTGTTACCGAACTTGAGATGTTAAATAATACAGTAGATACGAAAATGTAAGATAACCAATTAACCTGGTGGATGATATATACAACTCGAGAAGAAAAGTCACCATTTGTTTTTTTTTTGACAGTAAAAGTCATCATTTTGTTGTTAAGAAAAAACTCTTCAATTGAAGAAAAAAGGGCCTCCAAGTGACTCAACTTGCCTATAAAAGGATTCCTTAAGATCACGGACTTTCCTCATCTTTCTCTCTTAAACCCAATCATATAATTTTCTTTTCCTTCAAAATGCATTCTACTTTGTCCACTTGGACAATCTTAATCACATTGGCATGTCTTATGCTTCGTGCGTCTCTGTCCGATGCTCAGCTTACCCCTACCTTCTACGACAGTTCATGCCCAAACGTCACTAACATCGTACGAGAAACCATTGTCAACGAGCTAAGATCAGACCCTCGTATCGCCGCGAGCATCCTTCGTCTTCACTTCCACGACTGCTTTGTTAATGTAAGATATCACTATTCATATATCCATTTCCTTTCTAATTATTTGTGTGCTGCATCTTTTATATATTAATAAATCAGTGCATTACCTAAAAAGTGATTAAAAATACAAATTTTTCATGCGCAATTCAGTTATTACATCTATGTTTCAAATTAAATATCACAGCACTGTTTTTATAGGTGTTATTGTGAATTTTTAGTGTTTACAAAATACTGATTTCATGAAAATGTCATTCTAGGTAGTATCAATTAGGGTGAAACGATATCCTTAGTAAAATAATTATAAAATTTTACACGGCTAGATGTCATATGTTTGTTTGTCTTTTAGTAATTTCTCTCCCGGCCTGGATAACCAAATATGGTTTATTTCATTAATTAGATTATGCAGTAGACACAAGAATATTAATATAACCTTTTCGACTATGATGATTGGCTACTGGTTAGTTATTAATTTCAGTGACGATGCCAAAAACATATGCTTTAGTCAGATATCGGTTCACTGTACATGAATTATCAGTGTTACATAAAGTTGAAAGCAACCAATAACGGCATGAACTTAAGATCCATCAATCAGTATTTATTAATTATGGGGTATATTATACGAGAAGATATTTTGAAACCAACCAAAAATTCTCACACGTAGCATGAATAATATTACTTATCATTGAGTATAACATCTTTGAGAGAAGTTTTATCCCTCGTCACTTCTATTTTCATTATATATTCTCTGATTATGTTACACTGTTACCAGTTGAGAAAGATTTAACCTATGGTTATAATAACTAATGATTTGTCAAATAATATTTTGAAAATTTAAAAGGGTTGTGATGCATCGATCTTGTTAGACAACACGACATCATTCCGAACAGAGAAAGATGCAGCTGGAAATGCAAACTCGGCTCGGGGATTTCCTGTGATTGATAGAATGAAAGCCGCAGTAGAGAGGGCATGCCCGAGAACCGTTTCATGCGCAGATATGCTCACCATCGCAGCTCAACAATCTGTCACTTTGGTATGTTCCATTGATTCATTTTCTTTTATTCATTATTACAAATACTGTTTTTAATTAAGAATATCAACAAGAAAACCAGATTTTGTTTTGAAAAAATTGGTTGAGAACTAAATATTGAAAACGCGTGATGACGTGACATATAAGATTGGAAAACAGAATTTGTAAAATAAATTATAATCTATATTTAGTATCAATCTTTCACATGCGACACAGACACAGTTTTTTTCTTTCTTTTCTTTGACACAGACACAGTTATGCAAAACTAATCGGAAATATTTAAAACGCGTGGTCCCGTGAAGAAAAGCTTGGCATGTTTAATATAGATCATTGACAAAATTAAATACCATTACTTGATTAGATAAGACCACTTTTATAGGTAACCCATGATAATAGTTATCATATTTTTCAAGAAATACTGGAGATGAAAAACTTTGCTTTAAATGTATAATCAATGGAATTAATTACATGTTTGTCCTTTTCCATTTTCTCCTTGAAAATTCCGAATAATAAGAATAATGAATAATCTCTGTAACATTGGAACAAAATTCTCTGAAAACAATAATTATTCTGAATATAAAGGTTTCTATATCATACTGTATTATATAGGCAGGAGGCCCTTCATGGAGGGTTCCTTTGGGGAGAAGAGACAGCTTACAAGCGTTTCTGAATCTAGCTAATGCTAATCTTCCAGCTCCATTCTTCACACTTCCACAACTTAAAGCCAGCTTTAGAAACGTTGGCCTCGACCGTCCTTCTGATCTCGTTGCTCTTTCCGGTAATTGACAAAACTTATTAAATACATATGGTATATAGTTGAAACTAGCGAGTTTATTATTAATGTTATGGTCTTTCTTTGGTTAGGGGGTCACACATTTGGTAAGAATCAATGCCGGTTCATTATGGACAGATTATACAACTTCAGCAACACCGGTTTACCTGATCCTACCCTCAACACTACTTACCTCCAAACTCTTCGTGGACTATGTCCACGTACCGGTAACCTAAGCGCCTTGGTGGATTTTGATCTGCGTACACCTACGGTTTTCGACAACAAATACTATGTGAATCTAAGAGAACAGAAAGGTCTTATCCAGAGCGACCAAGAATTGTTCTCTAGTCCTAATGCTACTGACACAATCCCCTTGGTAAGAGCATATGCTGATGGCACACAAACATTCTTCAATGCGTTTGTGGAGGCGATGAATAGGATGGGAAACATTACACCTCTTACGGGAACTCAAGGACAGATCAGGCTGAACTGTAGGGTGGTGAATTCCAACTCTCTACTCCATGACGTTGTTGATATCGTTGATTTTGTTAGCTCTATGTGAGAATAGTGACTCAATATGTGGCTACCAAAAATATATATAAGATAAATAAAGCGCTCTCAAGCTGTTACTTGAGATTATTTTATTTTAAATCATTGGCTGTTGTCTCACACTGTAATCGGAGATGACAAAAGTTTATTGTCTCAGACATTATCTCTGCGAAAACGGCATGTTTTGGTCAAACTTTACTATCAAATGGTTTTAAAGCATGTGATCAGAGGCGAATCTAGAACACATTATTAGTGGAGGCACCAAATATTTGAAAAAAATAGAAGTATGAATTAAGGTAAAAACATAACTAAATTTAAAATTTTAGAATGAGAAGAGGGGCAATTGAACTGCTTCTTTAAGATTTTAATGGGTGCACCTTTAACCATTTAGTCCAAATACCATCAAATTACTTAAACAAATCTCATTTTCAGAAATTATGGGTGCAAGTGCACCCAACACTATCATAGTAGCTTCACCCCTGATGTGATTGTGTATATGACTTGCTCTTTAGATTATAAAGAAAGAAAGAAAAAAAGACTTACTCTTTAAATTAGGTTTATAGCCGAAGTGAACATTGGTGGCTTGTACTATCACTACAAAAAAAGATAGTCTTACATCATTTATTTTGAATATTTGCATTAGTTATAAATGATGTAAAAGAGTTTTACATCACTTAAAAAAGTGAATCTGAAAGTAGTGATGCAAATAATTTACATCAATTATTGCCACCAGCTCTCTTTGGGACCCTCTCCAGCTCTCTTTGGGTGTTGCCACCAAACCATGAGGACGGAGAAGATGTTGGCGTCTAAAAGTTTATGTCGCTCTGCTTATTCTTATTCAAATCATTATCTCCCTCCTTGTTTTGTTTCTTGCACCACATGAAAACTGCACTTGCAGCAATAAATATGCAGAGGCATCCAAGAAACATGTCCCAGAGCGATCTGTAAGTGAAGTTGTAAACATTTCCTGTACGGTCCACAGGGTACATGTAATAGCGTGTGACGATGGCTATGAGAAGTAGAAACATTGTGAATGATGTCAAGATCACAACACCAAGCCATAGTAAGCTGTTGGGTCCAAGAACATGTGAGATGGGTGAATCTTATTTATTGTTCGGTTTGAACCATTTGGTCTTCACATGATTTCCATCAGCGGATGTTGTTGTTTGCGGCTCGTTATCCCTTGTTACGTAGGCTTCTATTTGAAGCTTCAACTTAAAAATATCTGAGACTGATATGGCTGAGGGAGGGAAGATTAGGTCTAAAAGGGAAAGATCTTGGTAATGTTTGAAGGAGCAAACAAGAAGAAGATCTGGTAGCTTCGTGGTCGAGTTTTGACTTTGGAAAATGATCTCTGATGACTGAAATGAAAGGAGCGATCCCACTTCCACCACTCACTAGTATAAGGGAATCGTGGCTTAAGAAGTCGAAAGAGGTAGGTCCATAAGGTCCTTCAGTTGAGATTTTTTTTTTTTTTTAATGAATGTTAAATTTTATTCATCAAAAAGCCTTTGTACATCAAGTGTGACCTTTTTTACATCAAAGCATCACTTAACTATAAAAATATTCACATTCTTGTCTCAAACCAAAACTGAAGAATTCCCTCCATATTCTTTACACCTTTCCCTTTTATCAAACTTAGCTTGTTCCTTACTCCCTTATCTATTAACTTCTTCAAACTCGCTAGAGGAAGAAGCTTATCTCCATGAGTGATCTTATTTCTCTCTCGCCAAATTGCATGGAGTGTAGCCTGAAATGTGTACCTGATACAGAAAAGCGCATTCTTTTCCAAGTTCCTTCATGTGATCAGTCCCACTATATCACTCCAACTGGTGGTGTAAGAGCTGCGTAGAATCCCTTTAACAAGATGTTCCCAAACCTCTGAGGAGAAAGTACATTCAAAAAAGAGATGGTCCCTTGACTCAGTTGCATTCTTACATAATACACAAGTTGGATCCACTCCTCGGCTCCATCGAGATATTCTGTCCATTGTAGACAGTCTATCATGTATTGCCAACCATGTCATAAAAGCAAACTTAGGTGTGGCTTGAGAGAACCAGACCCCCGGAGCCCAAGAACATTGCATACCAGTTTCTCTAATTAGTATCCAAGTTTCTTGAGTTGAAAACTTATGTTTAAAACCCGATTTGCGTCTCCACAAACTCACATCATCATTCATATTCAACTTCTCTCTTAATTCTAAAATCTCTGCTTCAATATTGTTCAAAACCACCGTACGATGCCTCCTCTTTCTCCTAATACTCATCACCACATCCTCAACAGTAGCCTCTCTACTAATTCCAAATTCAATGAACCCTCTTTCACCCAATATTTCAAATAAAACTCCCTTATCCGACCATCGATCATACCAAAAAGATGTATGGCGACCATTCCCAATATCTTTCCAGTAGAAGTCCTTAGCAACCACTCTTAGCTTCAGCATCTTCCTCCACATCCAAGAACCTACTTGGGTGTTCTTTTTGATTTCCCAGAAGCTCTTCTTCCGGAGCAAATTTTCTTTTATCCATTTCCCCCACAAAGACTGACCAGACAACATCCTCCAAATGAGCTTTAACCCATAAATTTGATTTACTTCCTTCAGACACCTGATTCCCATTCCACCTTCACTTTTCATTTTACAAACCTCCCTCCAAGCTACCTTAGCACCAGTAGTTCTCAGATCAGGCCCTGTCCAAAGAAAAGCCGCATAAAGTTGTTCTACATCCTTCATACACCTGCTAGGAAGTCGAAAGACTGCAGCCCAGAAGTTAACCATACTCATCAGCATTGCTTTAATTAATTGCAGTCGACCCGCATATGACAAGTATCGACACGTCCAAGAGTTAATCCTTCCTCTCACTCTCTCCACCAGCGGCAAGTAATCTTGTCTTCTCATCCCCTGGGTCATTAGAGGAAGACCCAAATATCTAACATGAAGATCACCTTTTGCTAATGGGAAATTTGTAAGAATTCTGCTCTTTTCCTCCTCCGATACACCAGCCATATAGATAGTAGATTTCTCTATACTTATACACAACCCCGACCATACTTCAAACTCTGCAAATACAGCCAAAGCACCTTCCACAGAATGTTTTGAGCCTTCTACAAATATCATCAAGCCGTCTGCAAAGCAGAGATGTGTGAGAGATAAGGACCGGCATCCAGGATGAAAACCAAACTTCTTTTCCTTCGCAGCTTTGTCTATTTTGTGAGACAGGATGTTCATACACAAAACAAAAAAATATGGAGAAAGAGAACAGCCTTGTCGCAATCATCTGGCACTTTGGAAATACTCTGCTAACTCTCCATTTACTTGCACAGAGAAAGAAGGAGAAGTGATGCACAATCTGATCCAGTGGATGAATTTATCAGGCACTCCAATCACTTTTAAACCCGTCAGAACAAAATCCCACTGAACTGAATCAAAAGCCTTCGAAATATCTATCTTCATCACACCTCGAGGCGAGATAGTGTCCTTATGATAATCTTTTACTAACTCCGAAGCCATCAACACATTCTCCATTAACAATCTTCCCTTAATGAACGCAGAATGATTCTCCAACACAAGACGAGGAAGAATCTTCTTTAATCTGTTGGCTAAGATCTTTGAAACCACTTTATAAAGGACATTGCAGTAGGCTATAGGGCTAAAGTCTTTCATCTCTGGAGAATCTTCTTTCTTAGGAATTAGAGAAATGATTGTAGAGTTGATACCTTTAGGAAGAAAACCAAACATGAATACTGAGTGAACAGCCACAATGAAATCATTCCCAAGTATAGGCCAGGCTGTTCTGAAGAACTCGCTTGAGTAACCATCTGACCCTGGAGACTTATTTGCTGGCATGGCAAATAAGACCTTCCTGATCTCTTCCTCTGAATCATCATTCACCAACATATTGTAGTCGGCTGTAGTGCAACGAAAATCAATCAAGTCCCCCAACTCCTCCTCTGTCGCACCTTGATAGTTTGCAGGCTGAAAATTCAGGAAATCAGAAAAAACCTCTCAGCCTCTCTCTTTATTTTTGATTTGCTTTGTAGCAGTACAACCATCCAAACATCTTATTTCTCTTATATTATTCTGTGTCTGTCGGGATTTTATGGCATTATGAAAGGTAGTGTTATTCTGGTCTCCTACATCTAGCCAATGTAGCTTAGCCCTTTGCTTAAGAAAATCTTCTTCCAGCCCCGCAATGTGGAGCCATCTTTCATATGCCTCAGCCTCCTCCCGAACTGCATTATCGCTCGGATTGTGCATAGTCCTTTGCTGCTTCTCACATAGATCATCATGCGCCTCTTTTGCTTTCTTAGTAAGATTTCCAAGATTCTCTTTACCAAGTTCTCTAATAATCGGCTTTAGATGTTTCAGCTTCTTGAAAAAACGAAACAATGCTGAGGTAGAATGAAACAACCGTCCAGTAGAATCCCAATACGTCCGAATTAAAGGAAGAAATTGTTGAAGCCTTCCAATAACATTCACATATTTGAAAGGGCGCTTAATTTTCTCCTCAGGCGGCAAGACATGAACTTTACACCTTAAATGATCAGAGCAGCCCCCAGCCTCAAACATTGAATAAGCAGTTGAAAATCTCTGCTGAGCCACATCATTCATCAACACCCTGTCTAACTTCTTACAAATGAATCTTTCTTCCCTTTTGTTACACCATGTGAACAAAGGACCCTATATCCCATGTCTAAAATTTTGCAATGAAGAACCGTCCTTTGAAAGTCCCTCATGCCACTGGAAAGACTATCCATATTTGAGAATCCCGAGCTTTCCTCCACATCAAGTATCTCATTAAAGTCTCCCATAGCCGACCATGCCTTATTTTTAAATAGAAGAGAGTTTTTATGATGACAAAGATCATCCCATAACTCCTTCCTACCTTCCAGCTGATTGCTTGCGTAGATGAAAGTACAAAAAAATTCCTCCTCTCCTTGCAACTTCACTGAACTAGTGATCATCTGATCCGTCTTGTACACTGGAGTCACACACACTGTCTCCCTCCAAACTAACCAAATTCTCCCTCCTTGACTGCATTCATAGTTCATCATATGTGACCAACCATTGAACACTGAATGTAGAATCCCATTTGCCTTCTTTTCCTTAACCCTTGTTTCCAAGATACAACCAAACTTCATCTCACTGCTACTAGTCCACTTTTTTACAACAGAATGATTCAATTGTTTGTTAAATCCGCGCACATTCCAGAAGAAACTCGTCATATTAATGATTTCGACGCGAAGACCTTATACTCTTAACAGGATTTGCACCCTGAGCTTTGGTCTTCTGATATCTTCTCGCCCCTCTTTACGTCACTGACTCTATCTTCTCATTTCCATACTGAGATAATATATTATCCTCCAGTAAGTCACTCTCCAACTCCCCTCTCTGATCCTTTTCTTCATTTGTTTCCTCCATATTCTGCTTGTCTACTAAAATCTCTCCTTCCTCAACATCCAAATTTAGAACAGAGAACTTCGAAGCTGATATTAGAATGCCATCATCGTCCTCCTGCAGTAAATTCATATCCACTCTACCAGGAGAAACAGGTGACCATTCTCTTACCTCTACTCCCTGGCTTGCTTCTTTCCTTGTTAATATCTCCCCAGACTTCCTATTACCTGAGCTTTCACTCTGCATACTCCTCTCGCACTTCTCAGCTCTTCCTTCTTTCTTTTTAAATGTCTCCTCTATATCAATCCTCTTCTCTTGTCCTATACTCTGCTCCACAATATCACATAAATTATTTTTTACCGGCTCCTCCTCATCTATTACTTGAACATCAGACTCCTCCTCATTCTGCTTTTCTTTCCTCTTCATTACACATACTTTCTCCCCATGGCCCCATTTATCACACAGATTACACCTCATTGGCAGCCAAGGATAATGGTACACGACTGTAAATTCCTTCCCATCCTTTATGAATGTGATTTCCTTTGGCAAAGTCTTTGAAACATCCACCTTCACAAATATTTTTGCAATCTCAAAGTTCTCACACGCTAGAGTCTCTGGATGGAGTTTGACAGGAAATCCCACCGGACTCGTAACAAAACTCAGAGCCTCCCATGAAAACATGTGAAGCGGAACATTCCTCGAATGAACCCACATAGGAATAGCTTCTTCTTCCTGCCTTTCTTCCTCAGTTTTTGGTGTCCATTTCTGCACAACCATTGGCACACCAGCAATATTCCACATGCCTCTTCAAAGGATCTTCTCTCTAGCTCTCAGGTGTGG
This sequence is a window from Brassica oleracea var. oleracea cultivar TO1000 chromosome C1, BOL, whole genome shotgun sequence. Protein-coding genes within it:
- the LOC106315162 gene encoding peroxidase 34, which translates into the protein MHSTLSTWTILITLACLMLRASLSDAQLTPTFYDSSCPNVTNIVRETIVNELRSDPRIAASILRLHFHDCFVNGCDASILLDNTTSFRTEKDAAGNANSARGFPVIDRMKAAVERACPRTVSCADMLTIAAQQSVTLAGGPSWRVPLGRRDSLQAFLNLANANLPAPFFTLPQLKASFRNVGLDRPSDLVALSGGHTFGKNQCRFIMDRLYNFSNTGLPDPTLNTTYLQTLRGLCPRTGNLSALVDFDLRTPTVFDNKYYVNLREQKGLIQSDQELFSSPNATDTIPLVRAYADGTQTFFNAFVEAMNRMGNITPLTGTQGQIRLNCRVVNSNSLLHDVVDIVDFVSSM